The following coding sequences are from one Microbulbifer sp. TB1203 window:
- a CDS encoding SpoIIE family protein phosphatase: MAGRRTLLLIDADEASRDFVRRALARLGFAVTMAQSGGEALGQFAPRLFELVITDLHLPDMSGLEVLRQIKQLSPETPVVVLASNSEVKDVVQALRLGASDYLLKPLENVGALDHAVCRITHADTLAQQNVEYREELERRNRELREHVEVLQRDQQAGRLLQQHLLPRTPYRYPGNIEAAFRLFPSLYLSGDFVDYGLFGERFVAFYLVDVSGHGVSSALVTALIKHSIMHLLRERPLFSQLDTLDQDLLDVLSMINRELLSTRLDKHASMFVGAVDCRARQLHYAVAGQVPMPVMVTAEGAEWLPGKGRPLGLFEHGDWQVLRASLPEDWRLVACSDGVLELIEGADLLEREDKLLEAIDRSGGDLDSLCSALQVGSFEALPDDITLLTLRQGGSTETDRSC, translated from the coding sequence ATGGCTGGTCGCCGGACCCTGCTACTGATCGATGCCGACGAGGCGTCGCGCGACTTCGTGCGGCGCGCGCTGGCGCGCCTGGGATTTGCGGTGACCATGGCGCAGAGCGGTGGCGAAGCCCTTGGTCAGTTTGCCCCGCGCCTGTTCGAACTAGTGATCACCGATCTGCATCTGCCGGATATGAGCGGCCTGGAAGTATTGCGCCAGATCAAGCAGCTATCCCCGGAAACGCCGGTGGTGGTGCTGGCGTCCAACAGCGAGGTGAAAGACGTGGTGCAGGCCCTGCGTCTGGGGGCCAGCGACTATCTGCTCAAGCCCTTGGAGAACGTGGGAGCGCTCGACCATGCGGTTTGCCGCATCACCCACGCGGATACCCTGGCGCAGCAGAACGTCGAATATCGGGAAGAGCTGGAGCGGCGCAATCGCGAACTGCGTGAGCATGTGGAGGTGCTGCAGCGCGACCAGCAGGCGGGTCGCCTGCTACAGCAGCATCTGCTGCCGCGTACCCCCTATCGCTACCCGGGGAATATTGAGGCCGCTTTCCGGCTGTTTCCCTCCCTCTACCTGAGCGGCGACTTTGTCGACTACGGATTATTCGGCGAACGTTTCGTGGCTTTTTATCTGGTGGATGTCTCCGGCCATGGGGTCTCTTCCGCGCTGGTCACCGCGCTGATCAAGCACAGCATCATGCACCTGCTGCGGGAGCGCCCGCTATTCTCCCAGTTGGATACCCTGGATCAGGACCTGCTGGACGTCCTCAGCATGATCAACAGAGAACTGCTGTCCACCCGCCTGGACAAGCACGCCAGCATGTTCGTGGGAGCGGTCGACTGCCGCGCACGGCAGTTGCACTATGCGGTTGCCGGCCAAGTGCCCATGCCGGTGATGGTGACTGCTGAAGGCGCCGAATGGTTGCCCGGTAAGGGCCGACCGCTCGGGTTGTTCGAACACGGCGACTGGCAGGTGCTGCGCGCCAGCTTGCCTGAGGACTGGCGTCTGGTGGCCTGTTCCGATGGTGTGCTGGAGTTGATCGAAGGTGCCGACCTACTCGAGCGGGAGGACAAACTTCTGGAGGCGATCGACCGGAGCGGCGGCGACCTGGACAGTCTGTGTAGCGCCCTGCAAGTGGGCTCTTTTGAGGCTCTGCCGGACGATATTACTCTCCTTACCCTGCGGCAGGGTGGGTCGACCGAAACCGACCGGAGCTGCTGA
- the hrpA gene encoding ATP-dependent RNA helicase HrpA, translating into MSEVDPLAEQIPQCMGRDRQHLRKTLDAARRRLKEGKPADRMLAQLEEQLQASRALAEERRRKLPEARWPEDLPVVARRAEIAELIADHQVVVVAGETGSGKTTQLPKICLELGRGVTGQIGHTQPRRIAARTVANRIAEEVGQPLGQSVGYQVRFTDQSTEHTHIKLMTDGILLAEIQRDPLLNKYDTLIIDEAHERSLNIDFLLGYLKTILPKRPDLKLIITSATIDLEKFSRHFDDAPVIEVSGRTYPVDIHYRPPADSDQDLNEQVLAAVEELLHEEKASGRSGGRHPGGRHPGGDILVFMSGEREIRECAKALRDAQIPQMEILPLYARLSLAEQNKIFHGHRGRRIVLATNVAETSITVPGIRYVIDPGTARISRYSYRSKIQRLPVEAISQASANQRAGRCGRVSAGVCVRLYEESDFLQRPEFTDAEILRTNLAAVILQMLQLKIGDIRDFPFVDPPDQRLINDGYKLLQELQAVDDRGRVTPPGRALSRLPLDPRLGRMLLAAGENGSLRELLIIVSALAVQDPRERPAEKRQAADEKHKQWQHEQSDFLSLVQLWDAFEAQRQELSQNQLRKWCQKNFLSWQRMREWRDIHHQLRVACRELKLRENHEPADYQSIHSAILPGLLGNIGVRDENKEFLGCRNRRFHIFPGSGQFKKPPPWAVAAQLLETSRLFAHTVAKIEPEWALTVAEHLVKRNYSEPHYDARKGQVMAYEKISLYGLVLVEKRRIHYGKLDPQTAREVFIREALVEQKYRGKGKFFHHYGELLRELEDLEAKSRRRDILVDDQVIYQFFDERLPQDIVNLAGFERWRKQAEEKDPQLLFVPRELLMQHTAAHVGEAQFPDTLVAGGIEYPLSYHFEPGSAADGVSIHVPVGALHQVPAARLSWLVPGLLRDKCIALVKALPKQWRKVFVPVPAAVDRALPRLQPDNVPLWQSLAKELQRQTAQQLPDSAWESAEQSLEDFYRFNIRVLDEEGELLDQGRNLGELQARYKDRVQKELASAGDDFERDDITHWDFGDLPQTHTLQQGALKVRAYPALVEGKDSVSLKLLDNPGEARRLSRAGICRLALLHLPEPVKYLRKELLRGKELGLSAADLGRREEVADDILMAAARELFWADENWPRSEGEFLRALEKSAALISVAQEIAELLTKALAQLVPLRKQIKQQKNLAVAMAVGDIQQQLNGLFYRGCLFDTPLEWLRQYGRYLKGIDLRLEKAALDPNRDRRLQAEFHKSAEPYLAQLERHSHRALAAEPQLVQYRWMLEEFRISLFAQSLKTLMPVSGKRLGKLWSEIEQAAPFG; encoded by the coding sequence ATGAGTGAAGTTGATCCCCTGGCCGAGCAGATCCCCCAATGTATGGGGCGGGACCGCCAGCACCTGCGCAAAACCCTCGACGCCGCACGCCGGCGTCTGAAAGAGGGCAAGCCGGCGGACCGGATGCTCGCCCAACTGGAGGAGCAGCTGCAGGCCTCGCGGGCGTTGGCGGAGGAGCGGCGGCGGAAACTGCCGGAGGCACGCTGGCCGGAAGACCTGCCGGTGGTGGCGCGGCGGGCCGAGATCGCTGAACTGATCGCCGATCACCAGGTGGTGGTGGTGGCCGGTGAGACAGGCTCCGGCAAGACCACCCAGCTGCCCAAGATCTGCCTGGAGCTGGGCAGGGGGGTTACCGGTCAGATAGGCCATACCCAGCCGCGCCGCATCGCCGCGCGCACCGTGGCCAACCGCATCGCCGAGGAGGTGGGGCAGCCGCTGGGACAGTCGGTGGGCTACCAGGTGCGCTTTACCGACCAGAGCACCGAGCACACCCATATCAAGCTGATGACCGACGGCATACTGCTGGCGGAAATCCAGCGCGACCCGCTGTTGAACAAATACGACACCCTGATTATCGACGAGGCTCACGAACGGAGCCTCAATATCGACTTCCTGCTGGGCTACCTGAAAACCATTCTGCCCAAGCGCCCGGACCTCAAGCTGATCATCACCTCCGCCACCATCGACCTGGAAAAATTTTCCCGGCATTTCGACGACGCGCCGGTGATCGAGGTCTCCGGGCGCACCTATCCGGTGGATATTCACTACCGCCCGCCGGCGGACAGCGACCAGGATCTCAACGAACAGGTGCTCGCCGCGGTGGAGGAACTGCTGCACGAGGAGAAAGCCAGTGGCAGGAGTGGTGGCCGGCATCCCGGTGGCCGGCACCCCGGTGGCGACATCCTGGTGTTTATGAGCGGCGAGCGGGAGATCCGGGAGTGCGCCAAGGCGTTGCGGGATGCGCAGATTCCGCAGATGGAAATATTGCCGCTCTACGCGCGCCTGAGCCTCGCGGAGCAGAACAAGATATTCCACGGTCACCGCGGTCGGCGCATCGTACTTGCCACCAATGTGGCGGAGACCTCCATTACCGTCCCCGGCATCCGCTATGTGATCGACCCCGGTACCGCGCGCATCAGCCGCTACAGCTACCGCAGCAAGATCCAGCGGCTGCCGGTGGAAGCTATCTCCCAGGCCAGCGCCAACCAGCGCGCCGGCCGCTGCGGCCGGGTCAGTGCCGGTGTCTGCGTGCGCCTGTACGAGGAGAGCGATTTCTTGCAGCGGCCGGAATTTACCGATGCGGAAATTCTGCGCACCAATTTAGCCGCGGTGATTTTGCAGATGCTGCAATTGAAGATCGGCGACATCCGAGATTTCCCCTTCGTGGACCCGCCGGACCAGCGGCTGATCAACGACGGCTACAAATTACTGCAGGAACTGCAGGCAGTGGATGACCGGGGGCGGGTGACTCCCCCGGGGCGGGCCCTCTCGCGACTGCCACTGGACCCGCGCCTGGGCCGTATGCTGCTGGCCGCCGGCGAAAACGGCAGCCTGCGCGAGCTGCTGATCATCGTCAGTGCGCTGGCGGTGCAGGACCCCCGCGAGCGTCCGGCGGAAAAGCGCCAGGCCGCGGATGAAAAGCACAAACAGTGGCAGCACGAACAGTCGGACTTTCTCTCCCTGGTGCAGTTGTGGGATGCGTTCGAAGCCCAGCGCCAGGAATTGAGCCAGAACCAGCTGCGCAAATGGTGCCAGAAAAATTTCCTGTCCTGGCAGCGCATGCGCGAGTGGCGGGATATCCACCACCAACTGCGTGTCGCCTGCCGGGAGCTGAAACTGCGCGAGAACCACGAGCCCGCGGACTATCAATCGATACACAGTGCGATACTGCCCGGCCTGCTGGGCAATATCGGCGTGCGCGACGAAAACAAGGAATTCCTCGGCTGCCGCAACCGCCGCTTCCATATCTTTCCCGGCTCCGGCCAATTCAAGAAACCGCCGCCCTGGGCGGTGGCGGCACAGTTGCTGGAGACCAGCCGGTTGTTCGCGCACACGGTGGCGAAGATAGAACCGGAGTGGGCGCTGACGGTCGCGGAACACCTGGTGAAGCGCAATTACTCTGAGCCCCACTACGACGCGCGCAAGGGCCAGGTGATGGCCTATGAGAAGATTTCCCTCTACGGCCTGGTGCTGGTGGAGAAACGCCGCATTCACTACGGCAAGCTGGATCCGCAGACCGCGCGCGAGGTGTTTATCCGCGAAGCGCTGGTGGAGCAGAAATACCGGGGCAAAGGAAAATTCTTCCACCACTACGGCGAATTGCTGCGGGAACTGGAGGACCTGGAGGCCAAGTCGCGCCGCCGGGATATCCTGGTGGACGACCAGGTGATCTACCAGTTCTTCGACGAGCGACTTCCACAGGATATCGTCAACCTGGCGGGCTTCGAGCGCTGGCGTAAACAGGCGGAGGAGAAAGATCCGCAGCTGTTGTTCGTTCCGCGGGAACTGCTGATGCAGCACACCGCGGCCCATGTGGGCGAGGCGCAGTTTCCCGATACGCTGGTGGCGGGCGGTATCGAATACCCGCTCAGCTACCACTTCGAACCGGGCAGCGCCGCCGATGGAGTGAGTATTCATGTACCCGTGGGCGCGCTGCACCAGGTGCCCGCGGCGCGCCTGTCCTGGCTGGTGCCGGGGCTGCTGCGCGACAAGTGCATCGCCCTGGTCAAAGCGCTGCCCAAGCAGTGGCGCAAAGTTTTCGTGCCGGTACCGGCGGCGGTGGACCGGGCGCTGCCGAGGCTGCAGCCGGACAACGTCCCCCTGTGGCAGAGCCTGGCGAAGGAGTTGCAGCGGCAGACCGCGCAGCAGCTGCCGGACTCCGCCTGGGAATCCGCCGAGCAGTCACTGGAGGATTTCTACCGTTTCAATATCCGGGTATTGGACGAGGAGGGCGAACTGCTCGACCAGGGCCGCAACCTGGGTGAACTGCAGGCCCGCTATAAGGACCGGGTACAAAAGGAACTGGCCAGTGCCGGCGACGACTTCGAACGCGACGATATTACCCACTGGGATTTCGGCGACCTGCCGCAGACTCACACCCTGCAGCAGGGTGCACTCAAGGTGCGCGCCTACCCGGCCCTGGTGGAGGGGAAGGACAGCGTATCGCTGAAACTGCTCGACAACCCGGGGGAGGCGCGGCGCCTTTCCCGCGCCGGTATCTGCCGCCTGGCCCTGCTGCACCTGCCGGAGCCGGTGAAATACCTGCGCAAGGAACTGCTGCGCGGCAAAGAGCTGGGACTCTCCGCCGCGGACCTGGGCCGCCGCGAGGAGGTGGCGGACGATATCCTGATGGCCGCCGCGCGGGAGCTGTTCTGGGCGGATGAAAACTGGCCGCGCAGCGAGGGGGAGTTCCTGCGCGCGCTGGAGAAAAGTGCCGCTCTCATATCCGTGGCCCAGGAGATTGCGGAGCTGCTGACCAAGGCCCTGGCGCAGCTGGTCCCCCTGCGCAAACAGATCAAGCAGCAGAAGAACCTCGCCGTCGCCATGGCGGTGGGGGATATCCAGCAGCAGTTGAATGGCCTTTTCTACCGCGGTTGTCTGTTCGATACCCCGCTGGAATGGCTGCGCCAGTACGGCCGCTACCTCAAGGGTATCGACCTGCGCCTGGAAAAGGCCGCGCTGGACCCCAACCGCGATCGCCGCCTGCAGGCGGAATTCCACAAATCCGCTGAGCCGTACCTGGCCCAGCTTGAGCGCCACTCCCACCGGGCGCTGGCGGCGGAACCGCAACTGGTGCAGTACCGGTGGATGCTGGAGGAGTTCCGCATCTCCCTCTTCGCCCAATCCCTGAAGACCCTGATGCCGGTTTCCGGCAAACGCCTGGGCAAGTTATGGTCGGAAATCGAGCAGGCCGCGCCTTTCGGCTGA
- a CDS encoding VWA domain-containing protein: MLIGFFLNLRRYKLPASTTELLALLEALQQRLAFADLEEFYFLSRTCLVKDEKHFDKFDRAFDAYFKDLETLDDLLEQMIPEEWVRAEFLKQLSEEEKAQIESLGGLEKLLEEFRKRLEEQKKRHSGGNRWIGTGGTSPFGNSGYHPEGIRVGGDSRNRSAAKVWQKRQFRNLDDSISLGTRNIQVALRKLRKFARTGAAEELDLDDTISSTARNAGLLDIRMVPERHNAVKVLIFFDVGGSMDPYVRVCEELFSACRSEFKHLEYFYFHNFIYEHVWKDNQRRYSETTPLLEVLRTYGKDYRVIFVGDASMAPYEITSPYGSVEHMNEEPGAAWMERVADTYGKLVWLNPVGEEYWQYTPTIGLTRQLVGGQMYPMTLEGLDRAIAYLVKGR; the protein is encoded by the coding sequence ATGCTGATTGGCTTTTTCCTGAACCTGCGCCGCTACAAACTCCCGGCCTCCACCACCGAACTGCTGGCCCTGCTGGAAGCGCTGCAGCAGCGGCTGGCATTCGCGGACCTCGAGGAATTCTACTTTCTCTCCCGCACCTGCCTGGTCAAGGACGAAAAGCACTTCGATAAATTCGACCGCGCCTTCGACGCCTACTTCAAGGACCTGGAAACCCTCGACGACCTTCTCGAGCAGATGATTCCCGAGGAGTGGGTTCGCGCGGAGTTTCTCAAGCAGTTGAGCGAGGAGGAAAAGGCCCAAATCGAAAGCCTGGGCGGCCTGGAAAAGCTGCTGGAGGAATTCCGCAAACGCCTGGAAGAACAGAAAAAACGCCACAGTGGCGGCAACCGCTGGATCGGCACCGGCGGCACCAGCCCCTTCGGCAACAGCGGCTATCATCCCGAGGGAATTCGCGTGGGCGGCGACAGCCGCAATCGGTCAGCGGCGAAGGTGTGGCAAAAGCGCCAGTTCCGCAACCTGGATGACAGCATTTCCCTGGGCACGCGCAATATCCAGGTGGCGTTGCGCAAACTGCGCAAGTTCGCGCGCACCGGCGCGGCGGAGGAGCTGGACCTGGATGACACCATTTCCTCGACCGCGCGCAACGCCGGCCTGCTGGATATCAGGATGGTTCCGGAGCGGCACAACGCGGTGAAGGTGTTGATTTTCTTCGACGTGGGCGGTTCCATGGACCCCTATGTGCGGGTGTGCGAGGAACTCTTCTCCGCCTGCCGCTCCGAGTTCAAACACTTGGAGTATTTTTACTTCCACAATTTCATCTACGAGCATGTGTGGAAAGACAACCAGCGCCGCTATAGCGAGACCACCCCGCTGCTGGAAGTACTGCGCACCTACGGTAAGGATTACCGGGTGATTTTTGTCGGCGACGCCTCCATGGCGCCCTACGAGATCACCAGTCCCTACGGTAGCGTGGAGCATATGAACGAGGAACCGGGTGCGGCCTGGATGGAAAGGGTGGCGGATACCTACGGCAAACTGGTATGGCTCAACCCGGTGGGCGAGGAGTATTGGCAATATACACCCACCATCGGGCTCACCCGGCAGCTGGTGGGCGGGCAGATGTATCCGATGACCCTGGAGGGGCTGGATAGGGCCATCGCCTATCTGGTGAAGGGGAGGTGA
- a CDS encoding putative DNA-binding domain-containing protein yields MSAGDRTAESDFGELQRCFAAHLRAPDQCAAPPSVEDRRMGIYRELIYNTIESFISGGFPVLRSLYADEPWHRMVRDFVRCHASRSPYFLQISEEFLHYLQNERGHREGDPAFLLELAHYEWVELALDVSEEEFPSGLASSGDVLASIPVVSPLVWSLSYRFPVHRIGPAYQPQEPPQAPTFLLVYRNRADDVGFMEANGVTARLLQLAGEGEYCGRQLLETLAAEMRHPDIASLLEFGRELLEKLLRLDILAGLKV; encoded by the coding sequence ATGTCTGCCGGTGATCGAACCGCTGAGTCGGATTTCGGGGAGCTGCAGCGCTGTTTCGCCGCCCATCTGCGCGCACCGGACCAGTGCGCCGCGCCGCCGTCTGTGGAAGATCGGCGCATGGGGATCTACCGCGAGCTGATCTACAACACTATCGAATCCTTCATCAGCGGCGGCTTTCCGGTGCTGCGCAGTCTCTATGCGGATGAGCCCTGGCACCGGATGGTGCGGGATTTCGTGCGCTGCCACGCCTCCCGGAGCCCCTATTTCCTGCAGATCAGCGAAGAGTTTCTGCACTACCTGCAGAACGAGCGGGGACACCGGGAAGGGGACCCTGCCTTCCTACTGGAACTGGCCCACTATGAGTGGGTGGAGCTGGCGCTGGATGTGAGTGAAGAGGAATTTCCCTCCGGCCTCGCCTCCAGCGGCGACGTGCTGGCATCGATTCCGGTGGTTTCCCCCCTGGTATGGAGCCTCAGCTATCGCTTTCCCGTGCACCGTATCGGTCCCGCCTATCAACCCCAGGAGCCACCGCAAGCCCCCACATTCCTGCTGGTTTATCGCAATCGTGCCGACGACGTGGGCTTTATGGAAGCCAACGGCGTCACCGCGCGGCTGCTGCAATTGGCGGGAGAGGGAGAATATTGCGGACGGCAACTGCTGGAGACCCTGGCGGCGGAAATGCGCCACCCGGATATCGCCTCGTTGCTGGAGTTCGGGCGGGAACTGCTGGAAAAGCTGTTGCGTCTGGATATTCTCGCCGGGCTCAAGGTCTGA
- a CDS encoding VacJ family lipoprotein, with amino-acid sequence MLGRTVISPWVFAATLAAMPVLAQAAEDPFAEVEPEASATAPASTDAGDGGDPFAEGAEDSDGGDGDSEDGSSSLEDEYGFDPAEEFSDGEGQEAADRDPWEGFNRAVFRFNDTADRWVLKPVAVSYRQITPIFMQTGVSNFFGNLREVTNTTNSILQWKWGQAGNDAGRFLINTTVGIAGLFDVAEHMGLEPSDGEDFGQTLATWGMPSGPYLVVPLFGPSTLRDGPARVVDYYTDPISYVDHTATRNSLYFTDMIQKRAGLLKAEMLLQGDRYVLLRDAYLQRREYLINDGELEDDFGGDLDDDFEF; translated from the coding sequence TTGCTAGGACGCACAGTAATTTCACCTTGGGTTTTCGCCGCCACCCTGGCTGCGATGCCGGTGTTGGCACAGGCGGCGGAGGACCCCTTTGCGGAGGTGGAGCCGGAGGCTTCCGCCACGGCACCGGCGTCCACCGATGCCGGTGACGGCGGGGATCCTTTTGCCGAGGGAGCAGAGGATTCAGATGGCGGCGACGGCGACAGCGAAGACGGGTCTTCCAGCCTGGAAGATGAGTACGGCTTCGACCCCGCCGAGGAATTCTCCGACGGGGAGGGGCAGGAGGCTGCAGACCGGGACCCCTGGGAGGGCTTCAACCGCGCGGTATTCCGCTTCAACGACACCGCCGATCGCTGGGTGCTCAAGCCGGTGGCCGTCAGCTATCGCCAGATCACGCCGATCTTCATGCAGACCGGGGTCAGCAACTTTTTCGGCAACCTGCGCGAAGTCACCAATACCACCAACAGCATCCTGCAGTGGAAATGGGGTCAGGCGGGTAACGACGCTGGACGTTTTCTGATCAATACCACCGTCGGTATCGCCGGGTTGTTCGACGTGGCTGAACACATGGGGCTGGAGCCCAGCGATGGCGAGGACTTCGGCCAGACCCTGGCCACCTGGGGGATGCCGTCCGGCCCCTACCTGGTGGTGCCGCTGTTCGGACCCTCCACCCTGCGGGACGGTCCGGCAAGAGTGGTGGATTACTATACAGATCCGATCAGTTACGTGGATCACACCGCCACCCGCAACAGCCTCTATTTTACCGACATGATTCAGAAGCGCGCCGGTCTACTCAAGGCCGAGATGCTGCTGCAGGGTGACCGCTACGTATTGTTGCGCGACGCCTACCTGCAGCGGCGCGAATACCTGATCAACGACGGTGAGCTGGAGGATGACTTCGGCGGCGATCTCGATGACGACTTTGAATTCTGA
- a CDS encoding peptide MFS transporter: MQELKPRPPAAAGEMLGHPKGLFLLFGTEMWERLSYYGMRGIFVFYLTSAAGAAAFGWGQLSDIELQSRALSYLGWYMMLVYLTPILGGWMADNLWGQRRCILFGGTLMMLGQFTLGFPHAWLPDGSEIYFLWLGLGLMILGNGFFKPNISTMVGDLYYEGDRRRDTAFTIFYMGINLGSILGYLVIGWIGEKINYQLAFFIAGIGMLLGLLLQISRADKYLGEVGRQPSAKLGLKKDAADRHKPLSLEERDRIRVILILGLFTVVFWAGFEQAAGSMNLFAKHNTDLMIGGWEMPASWLQMVNPLFIIILAPVIASIWVGLGDREPSSPVKFSLGLVFLGLGFISMVGAALQIGDSLTVKASIWWLVFAYIFHTVGELCLSPIGLSMVTKLSPLRYLSLMMGLWFAFIGIANKGAAEIGKLVGETGPLATFGGVAIAAIGAGILLYFLRDRLVDWMHGVESAHLKVGDSTKEEVGIIADHEGAPPRHFSE, encoded by the coding sequence ATGCAAGAGCTCAAACCCAGGCCTCCGGCCGCTGCCGGAGAAATGCTCGGACACCCGAAGGGACTCTTCCTGCTGTTCGGCACCGAGATGTGGGAGCGGCTCAGCTACTACGGTATGCGCGGCATCTTCGTCTTCTACCTCACTTCGGCCGCCGGCGCGGCGGCCTTCGGCTGGGGCCAACTGTCCGATATCGAGCTGCAATCCAGAGCCCTAAGCTATCTCGGCTGGTACATGATGCTGGTGTACCTGACCCCGATCCTCGGCGGCTGGATGGCGGACAACCTCTGGGGCCAGCGCCGCTGCATCCTGTTCGGCGGCACGCTGATGATGCTGGGCCAGTTCACCCTGGGATTTCCCCACGCCTGGCTGCCCGACGGCAGTGAGATTTATTTCCTGTGGCTGGGATTGGGGCTGATGATTCTCGGCAACGGCTTTTTCAAGCCCAACATCTCCACCATGGTGGGTGACCTCTACTACGAGGGCGACAGGCGCCGCGACACCGCCTTTACCATTTTCTATATGGGCATCAACCTGGGCTCGATCCTGGGCTACCTGGTGATCGGCTGGATCGGCGAGAAGATCAATTACCAACTGGCATTTTTCATTGCCGGTATCGGTATGCTGCTGGGCCTGCTGCTGCAGATTTCCCGGGCCGACAAATACCTGGGGGAAGTGGGCCGGCAGCCCTCCGCCAAACTGGGACTGAAAAAAGACGCTGCCGACAGACACAAGCCGCTATCCCTGGAGGAGCGCGACCGCATCAGGGTGATCCTGATCCTGGGGCTGTTCACCGTGGTTTTCTGGGCCGGTTTCGAGCAGGCCGCCGGCTCCATGAACCTGTTCGCAAAACACAATACCGACCTTATGATTGGCGGCTGGGAGATGCCCGCCAGTTGGCTGCAGATGGTCAACCCACTGTTTATCATTATTCTCGCCCCGGTGATCGCCAGCATCTGGGTGGGCCTGGGGGACCGGGAGCCCAGCTCGCCGGTCAAGTTCAGCCTGGGACTGGTCTTCCTAGGGCTGGGCTTCATCTCCATGGTGGGCGCCGCACTGCAGATCGGCGACTCGCTGACCGTCAAAGCCAGTATCTGGTGGCTGGTGTTTGCCTATATCTTCCACACCGTGGGCGAGCTGTGCCTGTCGCCCATCGGTCTATCCATGGTCACCAAACTGTCGCCACTGCGCTACCTGTCGCTGATGATGGGGTTGTGGTTCGCATTTATCGGTATCGCCAACAAAGGCGCGGCGGAAATCGGCAAGCTGGTGGGGGAAACCGGTCCCCTGGCCACTTTCGGCGGCGTGGCCATTGCGGCCATAGGTGCAGGGATTCTGCTGTACTTCCTGCGCGACAGATTGGTGGACTGGATGCACGGTGTGGAGTCGGCGCACCTGAAGGTGGGTGATTCCACGAAGGAGGAAGTGGGTATTATTGCGGATCACGAGGGAGCACCGCCGAGGCACTTCTCTGAATGA
- a CDS encoding DUF692 domain-containing protein, translating to MNRNYPIEGAGLGLRRSMMGEELSPGAVDFLEVAPENWIGVGGRFGRWFRDYTERFPFVIHGLSLSIGSPAPLDLELVKSVKQFIRRHNIRCYSEHLSYCSDHGHLYDLLPIPFTGEAVHYVAGRIRQVQEVLEQRIAMENVSYYAAPGREMSELEFLNAVLEEADCDLLLDVNNIYVNSINHRYDPLDFLYGLPAERIRYAHVAGHFDEADDLKVDTHGAPVIDPVWQLLERAYEHFGPIPTLLERDFNIPPLPELLEEVSLIRQRQANTVAEPLHVCR from the coding sequence ATGAATAGAAACTACCCGATAGAGGGTGCCGGCCTGGGGCTGCGCCGCTCCATGATGGGCGAGGAGCTGTCGCCCGGGGCGGTGGATTTCCTGGAAGTGGCGCCGGAAAACTGGATCGGTGTGGGCGGGCGTTTCGGGCGCTGGTTTCGCGATTACACCGAGCGTTTTCCTTTCGTGATTCACGGGCTGTCCCTGTCCATCGGCTCGCCTGCGCCGCTGGATCTGGAGCTGGTGAAATCGGTCAAACAGTTTATCCGCCGGCACAATATCCGCTGTTACAGCGAACACCTGAGCTACTGCTCCGACCACGGACACCTCTACGACCTGTTGCCCATTCCGTTCACCGGCGAGGCGGTGCACTACGTGGCCGGGCGCATCCGCCAGGTGCAGGAGGTGCTGGAGCAGCGCATCGCCATGGAAAACGTTTCCTACTACGCCGCGCCGGGCCGGGAAATGAGCGAGTTGGAATTTCTCAATGCGGTGCTGGAGGAGGCGGACTGCGACCTGTTGCTGGACGTGAACAACATCTATGTCAACTCCATCAACCATCGCTACGACCCGCTGGACTTCCTGTATGGCCTGCCGGCGGAGCGCATCCGCTACGCCCATGTGGCCGGTCACTTCGACGAGGCGGATGATTTGAAAGTGGACACTCATGGCGCGCCGGTGATCGATCCCGTGTGGCAGTTGCTGGAGCGGGCCTACGAGCACTTTGGCCCCATACCCACCCTGCTGGAGCGGGACTTCAATATCCCCCCGCTGCCGGAGCTGCTCGAAGAAGTGAGCCTCATCAGGCAGCGGCAGGCGAATACTGTTGCGGAGCCCCTCCATGTCTGCCGGTGA